One part of the Vicia villosa cultivar HV-30 ecotype Madison, WI linkage group LG6, Vvil1.0, whole genome shotgun sequence genome encodes these proteins:
- the LOC131612145 gene encoding uncharacterized protein LOC131612145, which produces MPPREEFPTKALDGAPSNDIGWYFGTPEPGSRNNVRCKLCNVVVKGGITTLKQHIAHMKGQVAGCARVTTMVRENMMKLLLDSKAKRNDSKRRKEEFEERLRGDVEDEDEDVDTLIDDQLRYATQQSLRSHQEWENIQQFKRETTGSENVYEHGRSSRVSVSGAGRPEDISFSLRSTNIDLVRSKSMKQPRAGNGFLKTWRKRLGEAVSKFIIYERLPMNLSNSPWLHNLLYTASEVGKAKCPTPYEISNVYLESEYKEMLEWINGMKKIWQERGATIMCDGWTDSINHTHIMNFLVYCHKGTVFWKSVDASDVDSRNTEYYFQLLDKVVEEVGEEYVVQVVTDNEAALKAAGQKLMEKRPHLYWSSCAAHCLDLCFEDIGKKKSIQNLLSEAKMVTTFIYNHTYIVSLMKKYTGGRDIVRPGVTRFATQFLQLQAIVRQREGLENMFNSEEFRKTKYGKEKKGPGYEARKIVMSRDFWSKANDILKVFEPIIKVLRLVDGDEKPTMGFIYEAIDRAKQAIQQNSRYHSKYNDIIDKRWKFMHSDLHYAGYFFNPQFQYGIEHGKAVYKETFNGTKEVIMKLERNMDDQIKALNQLTLFREKSETFGTPLAQKSWSKMDAAQWWEYHGSCAPELQHLAMIVLSQTTSATNCERNWSTFSYIHTKTRNKLKYKKLHKLVFTHYNMKLRMRDKLRKSREEIEASFDPINLDCIFQEDPLSQWIEERENPVLDGVQNA; this is translated from the exons ATGCCGCCAAGAGAAGAATTCCCTACAAAAGCTCTGGATGGTGCTCCAAGTAATGATATTGGGTGGTATTTTGGAACGCCAGAACCCGGAAGTCGCAACAATGTTCGTTGCAAACTTTGTAatgtggtagtaaaaggtgggatTACAACATTGAAGCAACATATAGCAcatatgaaaggacaagttgcaGGTTGTGCTAGAGTAACAACTATGGTTAGAGAAAATATGATGAAACTTCTACTTGATTCAAAAGCAAAGAGAAATGAttctaaaagaagaaaagaagaatttgaagaacGTTTAAGAGGagatgttgaagatgaagatgaagatgtggatACTCTTATTGATGATCAATTGAGATATGCAACACAACAAAGCCTTAGATCACATCAAGAATGGGAAAATATACAACAGTTCAAACGAGAAACAACAGGTTCTGAAAATGTATATGAACATGGCAGAAGCTCTCGTGTCAGTGTTAGTGGGGCTGGAAGGCCAGAAGATATCTCTTTTTCTTTGAGATCTACTAATATTGATCTTGTTAGGAGCAAAAGCATGAAGCAACCAAGAGCTGGTAATGGGTTTTTGAAGACATGGAGGAAAAGGCTTGGAGAGGCTGTCAgcaaatttataatttatgaaCGTTTGCCTATGAATTTATCTAACTCTCCTTGGTTACATAATTTGCTTTATACTGCTTCTGAGGTTGGAAAAGCCAAATGTCCAACTCCTTATGAAATCTCAAATGTTTACTTAGAATCTGAATATAAGGAAATGTTGGAGTGGATAAATGGTATGAAAAAAATTTGGCAAGAAAGAGGAGCAACAATAATGTGTGATGGTTGGACAGACAGCATCAACCATACTCATATTATGAATTTCTTGGTATATTGTCACAAAGGTACTGTGTTTTGGAAGTCTGTTGATGCTTCTGATGTTGATAGTAGAAACACTGAATACTATTTTCAATTGTTGGATAAAGTTGTGGAAGAAGTGGGTGAAGAGTATGTAGTTCAAGTGGTAACAGACAATGAAGCCGCATTAAAAGCGGCTGGTCAAAAGCTTATGGAGAAGAGACCCCATTTATATTGGTCTTCTTGTGCTGCTCATTGTTTAGATCTTTGCTTTGAGGATATAGGAAAAaagaaaagcatacaaaacttaTTAAGTGAAGCAAAAATGGTGACAACTTTCATCTACAACCATACGTATATTGTGAGTCTAATGAAAAAATATACTGGCGGTAGAGATATTGTTCGTCCTGGTGTTACCCGATTTGCAACACAATTTCTACAACTTCAAGCAATTGTTAGACAAAGGGAAGGTCTTGAAAACATGTTCAATTCTGAAGAatttagaaaaacaaaatatGGTAAAGAGAAGAAAGGACCGGGATATGAAGCAAGAAAAATTGTTATGAGTAGGGACTTTTGGAGTAAGGCCAATGacattttgaaagtatttgagccTATTATAAAAGTTTTGAGACTAGTGGATGGTGACGAGAAACCAACAATGGGTTTCATATATGAAGCCATTGATCGAGCAAAACAAGCAATTCAACAGAATTCTCGTTATCATTCCAAATACAATGATATCATTGACAAACGTTGGAAATTCATGCACTCTGATCTTCATTATGCTG GTTATTTTTTTAATCCACAATTTCAATATGGAATCGAGCATGGAAAAGCTGTTTACAAAGAAACATTTAATGGAACAAAGGAAGTAATCATGAAGCTAGAAAGAAACATGGATGATCAAATCAAAGCTCTAAACCAA CTAACACTTTTTAGAGAAAAGAGTGAAACGTTTGGTACACCTCTAGCTCAAAAATCTTGGTCTAAGATGGATGCAG CTCAATGGTGGGAATATCATGGTTCATGTGCTCCTGAACTTCAACATTTGGCTATGATAGTTCTCAGTCAAACAACCTCTGCCACAAATTGTGAGAGAAATTGGAGTACATTTAGCTATATTCACACAAAGACAAGAAATAAATTGAAGTACAAAAAATTGCATAAGCTTGTCTTCACACATTACAACATgaagttgagaatgagagataaATTAAGGAAGAGTCGGGAAGAAATAGAAGCAAGTTTTGATCCGATAAATCTTGACTGTATATTTCAAGAAGATCCGTTATCTCAATGGATAGAAGAGAGGGAAAATCCAGTATTGGATGGAGTTCAAAATGCATAA